A genomic stretch from Oncorhynchus tshawytscha isolate Ot180627B linkage group LG07, Otsh_v2.0, whole genome shotgun sequence includes:
- the LOC112254149 gene encoding neurexophilin-2, whose translation MKVLGWTIVILSQWILRKAQGLEKQVAKGYPGLDLGPAGSVMKTLPYGMGEGAVGTGGGATGGVKPPYQTTSRIFSTGMDGVGNPPMKPPLKTPTYSFFNPYDWARNQSLLLDQTGYRNKRKPSLKTAQKTKKIFGWGDFYFNVKTMKFSLLVTGKIVDHINGTFTVYFRHNSSSLGNVSVSIVPPTKVVEFEVLQHHQPGLHAQLHPELTQITQQQTPHQSTIDPKEIKTFNCRVEYEKTNRSKKPKPCLYDPSQTCFSEHTQSHAAWLCAKPFKVICIFISFFSIDYKLVQKVCPDYNFQSDHPYLG comes from the coding sequence gcgCAGGGACTGGAGAAGCAGGTGGCCAAGGGCTACCCTGGACTAGACCTGGGTCCAGCAGGCTCAGTGATGAAGACCCTACCGTATGGCATGGGAGAGGGAGCCGTCGGCACCGGCGGAGGGGCCACAGGGGGAGTCAAACCCCCATACCAAACCACCTCCCGCATCTTCTCCACCGGCATGGACGGGGTCGGCAACCCGCCCATGAAGCCTCCTCTGAAAACCCCAACCTACAGCTTCTTTAACCCCTACGACTGGGCTCGTAATCAGTCGCTCCTACTTGACCAGACAGGCTACCGCAACAAACGCAAACCCTCACTTAAGACGGCACAGAAGACCAAGAAGATCTTCGGCTGGGGGGATTTCTACTTCAACGTGAAGACTATGAAGTTCAGCCTCTTGGTCACGGGGAAGATCGTGGACCACATCAACGGCACGTTCACCGTCTACTTCCGCCACAACTCGTCCAGTCTCGGTAACGTCTCTGTCAGTATTGTCCCTCCCACCAAGGTGGTGGAGTTCGAGGTGTTGCAGCACCACCAACCAGGCCTCCACGCTCAGCTCCACCCAGAGCTCACCCAGATCACCCAACAACAGACCCCGCACCAGTCCACCATCGACCCCAAAGAGATAAAGACCTTCAACTGCCGGGTGGAGTACGAGAAGACCAACCGTTCCAAGAAGCCCAAGCCCTGCCTCTACGACCCCTCCCAGACCTGCTTCTCAGAGCACACTCAGTCCCATGCCGCCTGGCTCTGCGCCAAACCATTTAAAGTCATCTGCATCTTCATCTCCTTCTTCAGTATCGATTATAAGCTCGTGCAGAAAGTGTGTCCAGACTACAACTTCCAGAGTGATCATCCTTACCTTGGataa